In one window of Denticeps clupeoides chromosome 2, fDenClu1.1, whole genome shotgun sequence DNA:
- the rnf6 gene encoding LOW QUALITY PROTEIN: E3 ubiquitin-protein ligase RNF6 (The sequence of the model RefSeq protein was modified relative to this genomic sequence to represent the inferred CDS: inserted 2 bases in 1 codon), which yields MDPPGGRDERRRQAERLRREEAYYHFINELSEEEYRLMRDSNLLGTPGEVTAEELRQRLDGAKEQVSAQPRAEPRPEGSDAGEEEGSSGTPEAGAETSNGDSLLEWLNTFRRTGNATRSGQSGNQTWRAVSRTNPNSGEFRFSLEININHEQPEPGEHNDGPDAADLQAPPAPPGSLRTGSYASSRPAPYPSQRPSPYPNQGRPALGRRAQARRTRSGTAPPRPAPPAPPSPPTPLRRNAAAQPTAPPPLQPPLSSHNAAAPDAGAASDRARPASPDAGEGQQGAPAPPSPAGGAPSCESRGSRTRPRGRVRRLLAGGGLSRTSRRSRSPVQRSPAPGPAAEAGGAGASANSPGAGGAEGEAAGDVEGAAAEPAAPAGDGTAAEAAESHASGVAGGGAGGGGVRRHPTIMLDLQVRRIRPGENRDRDSIASRTRSRARAAENTVTFESDSGGFRRTISRSERAGIRTYVSTIRIPLRRISETGLGEPSSTALRSILRQIMTGFGELSSLMETEADSENRGGAVAGLDTGAGGNAAPPHRGHAGDGGGAAADAERHGPAEGEGRGRRXGQARQGGRTGTAAAPGEGRPTSRDTNNLVENGTLPILRLAHFFLLNDEEDEDHPRGLTKEQIDNLATRTYGQASLEGEAGRACSVCINEYAQGNKLRRLPCAHEFHVHCIDRWLSENNTCPICRQPILSGHHD from the exons ATGGACCCTCCCGGCGGGCGAGACGAGCGACGCCGGCAGGCCGAGCGTCTCCGGAGGGAGGAGGCGTACTATCACTTCATCAACGAGCTGAGCGAGGAGGAGTATCGGCTGATGAGGGACAGTAACCTACTTGGTACTCCTG GCGAGGTGACAGCAGAGGAGCTGCGGCAGCGCCTGGACGGGGCGAAGGAGCAGGTGTCCGCCCAGCCGCGCGCCGAGCCGCGCCCTGAGGGCAGCGACGCAGGAGAGGAAGAAGGCAGCAGCG GGACTCCAGAGGCTGGCGCCGAGACGTCCAACGGAGACTCGCTGCTCGAGTGGCTGAACACGTTCCGCCGCACGGGCAACGCCACCCGCAGCGGCCAGAGCGGCAACCAGACGTGGCGTGCGGTCAGCCGCACCAACCCGAACAGCGGCGAGTTCCGCTTCAGCCTCGAGATCAACATCAACCACGAGCAGCCGGAACCCGGCGAGCACAACGATGGGCCCGACGCCGCCGATCTGCAGGCGCCGCCGGCGCCGCCGGGTTCCTTACGCACAGGCTCGTACGCGTCCAGCAGACCTGCCCCGTACCCGAGTCAAAGGCCCTCGCCGTACCCCAACCAGGGCCGTCCGGCGCTTGGCAGGAGGGCGCAGGCCCGCCGCACGCGCAGCGGCACCGCCCCCCCGCGACCGGCGCCGCCGGCACCTCCGTCACCCCCCACGCCGCTCAGAAGGAACGCGGCCGCCCAGCCCACGGCTCCGCCTCCTCTCCAACCCCCCCTCTCCTCCCACAACGCGGCGGCCCCGGACGCCGGCGCGGCGAGCGACCGCGCGCGCCCCGCCTCCCCGGACGCCGGAGAGggacagcagggggcgccgGCGCCTCCGAGCCCCGCGGGCGGGGCGCCGAGCTGCGAGTCGCGCGGCAGCAGGACTCGACCACGCGGCCGCGTGCGCCGGCTGCTCGCCGGAGGCGGGCTCTCCCGGACGTCTCGGCGGAGCCGCTCCCCCGTGCAACGAAGCCCCGCCCCCGGCCCTGCTGCGGAGGCCGGCGGCGCCGGCGCTAGTGCTAACTCTCCTGGGGCCGGCGGGGCAGAAGGCGAAGCCGCCGGTGACGTGGAAGGAGCCGCGGCGGAACCGGCGGCGCCCGCGGGCGACGGGACTGCCGCCGAGGCCGCGGAGTCGCACGCCTCCGGAGtcgcggggggcggggccggcggCGGGGGAGTGCGGCGCCACCCCACCATCATGCTGGACCTGCAGGTGCGCCGGATTCGGCCGGGAGAGAACCGGGACCGGGACAGCATCGCCAGTCGCACGCGCTCGCGGGCCCGCGCCGCCGAGAACACCGTGACCTTCGAGAGCGACAGCGGCGGCTTCCGCCGCACCATCTCCCGCTCCGAGCGCGCCGGCATCCGCACCTACGTCAGCACCATCCGCATCCCGCTGCGCCGCATCTCCGAGACGGGCCTCGGCGAGCCCAGCTCCACCGCGCTGCGCTCCATACTGCGGCAGATCATGACCGGCTTCGGCGAGCTCAGCTCCCTCATGGAGACCGAAGCCGACTCGGAGAACCGGGGCGGAGCCGTCGCCGGACTCGACACCGGAGCCGGCGGGAACGCCGCGCCGCCTCATCGCGGTCACGCCGGGGACGGGGGCGGGGCAGCCGCCGACGCCGAGAGGCACGGACCGGCCGAGGGCGAGGGACGGGGACGGCG AGGGCAGGCCCGGCAGGGCGGCAGAACCGGGACGGCCGCGGCGCCCGGCGAGGGCCGGCCCACCAGCAGGGACACCAACAACCTGGTGGAGAACGGCACGCTGCCGATCCTGCGGCTGGCGCACTTCTTCCTGCTCAAcgacgaggaggacgaggaccaCCCGCGCGGCCTCACCAAAGAGCAGATCGACAATCTGGCAACGCGCACCTACGGCCAGGCCAGCCTGGAGGGCGAGGCCGGCCGCGCCTGCAGCGTCTGCATCAACGAGTACGCCCAGGGCAACAAGCTGCGCCGCCTGCCGTGCGCCCACGAGTTCCACGTCCACTGCATAGACCGCTGGCTCTCGGAGAACAACACCTGCCCCATCTGCCGGCAGCCCATCCTGTCCGGCCACCACGACTGA